In Ammoniphilus sp. CFH 90114, the DNA window GCTCAGTACATAGACGAGAATGTTGATAAACTAAAGCAATACGAGACGGCAGCCAATGTGTATATCCCTAATGGGGTAACGAAGAAGGAAGGCGACTTCTTAGTACAGCCAGAATTAGCCAAGACGCTTAAACTCATTCAGGAAAAAGGAACCGATGTCTTCTATAAGGGTGAAATCGGGGAAGCTTTAGTCGCCGAAGTTCAAAAGCGCGGCGGAACGATGACGATGGAAGACTTAAATAATTATGTGGTCAAAGAAAGAGAGCCGGTTATCGGGGATTATCGTGGATATCAAGTGGCTTCCATGTCTCCTCCAAGTTCCGGTGGTTTGACTGTCCTGCAGATTCTACAGTTAATGGAAGGCTACGATGTAAAGAAGATGGGTGTGAATTCTGCTGATTACTTACACCGATTGATTGAATCTATGCACTTGGCTTATGCCGATCGTGCTGCTTACATGGCTGATGAAGATTTCTATCCGGTTCCGAAAAAGGGATTAATTAATAAGACGTATATTGATCAAAGAAGAGAACTCATCAACCCAGCACAGGCGAATCCTGATGTTAAGGAAGGAGATCCTTGGGCGTTCGAGGATAAAGGAAAGCCTGCTTTTGCTACCATAAAGGAAGAGAACCCAACTGGTCAAACGACGCATTTCTCCGTTATGGATAAGTGGGGAAATCTAGTTTCTTATACCACAACAATTGAAGCTGTGTTTGGTTCTGGTATTATGGTACCGGGTTATGGCCTCATGCTGAATAATGAAATGACTGACTTCGATGCAACGCCTGGTGGAGTTAATCAAGTAGAACCAGGGAAGCGTCCACGAAGCAGTATGACTCCGACTCTTGTCTTGAAGGATGGTCAACCTTTCATGGCTGTTGGATCCCCAGGTGGTCCAACGATCATTACATCCGTCGCACAAACGATTATGAACGTCATTGATCATGATCTACCCATTCAAGAAGCAATTCTGACTCCAAGAATTTACTCTAGTAACTACCCTACTGTTCGTTGGGAGTCTGGTATCAGTCAAGATGTCATTCTAGAACTTCTAGCTAAAGGACATCAGTTTGAAGAAGCGCCACAGAATATCGGAAACGTCCAAGCCGTTATGTTTGATTATGAAACAGGAAAAATGTACGGAGGAGCGGATAATACGCGTGAAGGTACTGTTCTTGGGGTAGATGCTGTTCGTATTATTATGGAGAAGCCACAAGCCAAAGAATCAGAGGGCAAAGGCACCTTTACCCTCAAGGTTAATAAATTAGCTTATCCATTCACCGCATCACAAATCTTGATTCAAGATGGAACAAGCTATGTTGAGGCTGACAAGCTGTTGCTTGGGTTAGGTGTGGATGGCAAGGATGTCACTTTAACAGAGCTTACTCATAACGGGAAAAACTATCTACCGATAAGAGCATTGGCAGAAT includes these proteins:
- the ggt gene encoding gamma-glutamyltransferase, which produces MKKLKSLVAASFTFFSLVTPAMASVPGVDPSMEAATEGIVAVAHPLAAEAGMKMLEKGGNAVDAAAAIQLSLNVVEPMMSGIGGGGFLMVYLKDENKIKILDSREMAPKNVTPELFLDENGKPTPWFERHTSGKAVGVPGTLKGVETALEKYGTMKLSEVIEPAIEQAEKGITVNWSMAQYIDENVDKLKQYETAANVYIPNGVTKKEGDFLVQPELAKTLKLIQEKGTDVFYKGEIGEALVAEVQKRGGTMTMEDLNNYVVKEREPVIGDYRGYQVASMSPPSSGGLTVLQILQLMEGYDVKKMGVNSADYLHRLIESMHLAYADRAAYMADEDFYPVPKKGLINKTYIDQRRELINPAQANPDVKEGDPWAFEDKGKPAFATIKEENPTGQTTHFSVMDKWGNLVSYTTTIEAVFGSGIMVPGYGLMLNNEMTDFDATPGGVNQVEPGKRPRSSMTPTLVLKDGQPFMAVGSPGGPTIITSVAQTIMNVIDHDLPIQEAILTPRIYSSNYPTVRWESGISQDVILELLAKGHQFEEAPQNIGNVQAVMFDYETGKMYGGADNTREGTVLGVDAVRIIMEKPQAKESEGKGTFTLKVNKLAYPFTASQILIQDGTSYVEADKLLLGLGVDGKDVTLTELTHNGKNYLPIRALAESLGYKVSWNDEERAVLLEKEVASSSGSVNHYSEDKFKITN